A stretch of the Betaproteobacteria bacterium genome encodes the following:
- a CDS encoding Rne/Rng family ribonuclease → MKRMLFNATQSEELRVAIVDGQKLIDLDIESAGKEQRKGNIYQGIVTRIEPSLEAAFVDYGADRHGFLPFKEVSRSLFQTGVEVSRARIQDALKEGQEFIVQVEKDERGNKGAALTTFVSLAGRYLVLMPNNPRGGGVSRRVEGEERDELRDLVGQLDVPQGMSIIARTAGIGRTLEELNWDLNYLLQLWRAIENASRQQAGAFLIYQESSLVIRAIRDYFQPEIGELLIDTEAIYDQARQFMGHVMPSNVNRVKLYKDDVPLFSRFQIEHQIETAYSRQVQLPSGGAVVIDHTEALVSIDVNSARATRGGDIEQTALNTNLEAADEIARQLRLRDLGGLIVIDFIDMESSRNQREVETRLRDALHFDRARVQMGKISRFGLMELSRQRLQPSLGETSNLPCPRCQGTGQIRSIESTALHILRILQEEAMKENTAAVHAQVPVDVATFLLNEKRSDIHGIESRLKVSVVLIPNIHFDTPHYTVARLKHDELNRSEPLPASYQMVEAPAEEEKPVVALPETGAPRTEAAVKGITPTQPAPLEAPKPPAAAPAPPVSLVDKIFGWFRRKPEPIAEAVVAPPAMPQRAHRRGRGDRERDRGRSDRRERRDERERQEPRTATARGATPAAAGDSRPPERSERAERPERAERGERRERGERRERGERPERGERPQRQPQAPREVPARVPVEAADTPEVPAEAAEVQEGRSRRRRGRRERRPEGGVGAPARQGMEATAAAGSATFLTAADDTVAESTDHTEPASAAPVVPPVVPAVMAEAANTVSTTGEAEAPASILVEPPVQESAPPEVVTETPALEPAEPPALKLVPPLPPEPEPEPIVQDRAPAPIPTVPAPVALPEGMVMVETDPGRTRVATAFEEEAQTAPRRPPRPRVAELSQGEQTLVQIETRK, encoded by the coding sequence ATGAAGCGCATGCTTTTCAACGCGACCCAGTCCGAAGAGCTTCGGGTCGCAATTGTAGACGGTCAGAAGCTGATTGACCTCGACATAGAATCAGCAGGAAAGGAACAACGCAAAGGCAATATCTACCAAGGCATCGTTACACGCATCGAGCCGAGCCTGGAGGCCGCATTCGTCGATTATGGCGCCGACCGGCACGGTTTCCTGCCATTCAAGGAAGTCAGCCGGAGTCTCTTTCAGACGGGCGTCGAAGTGTCCCGCGCCCGCATTCAGGACGCTCTCAAGGAAGGTCAGGAGTTCATCGTCCAGGTCGAGAAGGACGAGCGGGGCAACAAGGGGGCGGCTCTCACCACCTTCGTCAGCCTCGCCGGACGCTATCTCGTCCTGATGCCGAACAACCCGCGCGGCGGCGGCGTTTCCCGGCGTGTCGAGGGTGAGGAACGCGACGAACTGCGCGATCTCGTCGGCCAGCTCGATGTGCCGCAGGGGATGAGCATCATCGCGCGCACTGCCGGCATCGGCCGCACGCTGGAAGAACTCAACTGGGACTTGAACTACCTGCTGCAGCTCTGGCGCGCGATCGAGAACGCCTCGCGCCAGCAGGCAGGCGCCTTCCTGATCTACCAGGAGTCGAGCCTCGTCATCCGCGCGATTCGCGACTATTTCCAGCCCGAGATCGGCGAATTGCTGATCGACACGGAGGCGATCTACGATCAGGCCCGGCAGTTCATGGGCCACGTGATGCCGAGCAACGTCAACCGGGTCAAGCTCTACAAGGACGACGTTCCGCTCTTCTCCCGCTTCCAGATCGAGCACCAGATCGAGACGGCGTATTCCCGGCAGGTGCAGTTGCCCTCCGGCGGCGCGGTGGTCATCGATCACACCGAAGCGCTGGTCTCGATCGACGTCAACTCGGCACGTGCCACGCGCGGCGGCGACATCGAGCAGACCGCCCTCAACACCAATCTCGAGGCGGCCGACGAGATCGCGCGACAGTTGCGCCTGCGTGACCTCGGCGGGCTCATCGTCATCGACTTCATCGACATGGAGTCCTCACGCAATCAGCGCGAGGTCGAGACGCGGCTGCGCGATGCGCTGCACTTCGACCGCGCCCGGGTGCAGATGGGCAAGATCTCGCGCTTCGGCCTCATGGAGCTGTCGCGCCAGCGGCTGCAACCGAGCCTGGGCGAAACGAGTAACCTGCCCTGCCCGCGCTGCCAGGGAACCGGCCAGATCCGCAGCATCGAATCGACCGCGCTCCACATCCTGCGCATCCTGCAGGAGGAGGCGATGAAGGAGAACACCGCCGCCGTGCATGCGCAGGTGCCGGTGGACGTCGCCACCTTTCTGCTGAACGAGAAGCGCTCGGACATCCACGGCATCGAGTCGCGACTCAAGGTGAGCGTGGTCCTGATCCCGAACATCCATTTCGACACGCCGCATTACACGGTCGCCCGCTTGAAGCACGACGAACTCAACCGGTCCGAGCCGCTCCCCGCGAGCTATCAGATGGTCGAGGCGCCGGCGGAGGAGGAAAAACCCGTGGTGGCGCTGCCCGAAACGGGCGCACCGCGCACGGAGGCGGCAGTCAAGGGCATTACGCCCACCCAGCCTGCACCGCTGGAAGCGCCGAAACCGCCAGCGGCCGCGCCCGCCCCTCCGGTTTCGCTGGTCGACAAGATCTTCGGCTGGTTTCGGCGCAAGCCGGAGCCGATCGCGGAAGCGGTCGTCGCACCGCCCGCCATGCCCCAGCGCGCACACCGCCGGGGACGCGGTGATCGGGAGCGAGACCGCGGCCGGTCGGACCGGCGTGAACGTCGGGACGAGCGCGAGCGCCAGGAACCGCGGACTGCGACTGCCCGCGGCGCCACTCCGGCGGCTGCAGGCGATTCGCGCCCGCCCGAACGCAGCGAGCGAGCTGAACGTCCGGAACGTGCCGAGCGCGGCGAACGCCGGGAACGTGGCGAACGTCGTGAGCGCGGGGAGCGACCGGAGCGCGGAGAACGTCCGCAACGGCAACCGCAGGCGCCGCGCGAAGTACCCGCACGGGTTCCCGTCGAGGCGGCAGATACGCCGGAGGTGCCTGCCGAGGCGGCCGAGGTGCAGGAAGGCCGCAGCCGCCGCCGTCGCGGCCGGCGTGAACGGCGACCGGAGGGCGGCGTCGGCGCACCTGCGCGGCAAGGCATGGAAGCGACAGCCGCTGCAGGGAGCGCTACTTTCCTGACGGCAGCCGACGACACGGTCGCCGAATCGACCGACCACACCGAGCCTGCGAGCGCTGCCCCCGTCGTACCCCCTGTCGTACCCGCAGTGATGGCGGAGGCGGCAAACACCGTGTCGACCACGGGTGAAGCGGAGGCGCCGGCGTCGATCCTCGTGGAACCGCCGGTTCAGGAATCCGCACCGCCCGAAGTGGTCACGGAGACACCCGCGTTGGAGCCTGCCGAGCCGCCTGCCCTCAAGCTGGTGCCGCCGCTCCCACCCGAGCCGGAACCTGAGCCCATCGTGCAGGACCGCGCCCCCGCCCCCATTCCGACCGTCCCGGCGCCGGTTGCATTGCCGGAGGGGATGGTGATGGTGGAAACGGATCCCGGTCGTACGCGTGTGGCAACCGCCTTCGAGGAGGAAGCGCAGACCGCCCCGCGTCGGCCACCGCGGCCCCGGGTCGCCGAACTCTCTCAGGGAGAGCAGACCCTGGTGCAGATCGAAACGCGGAAATAA
- the uvrB gene encoding excinuclease ABC subunit UvrB, translating into MTDLSDSGRVLTFEGSPFRLHQPFEPAGDQPEAIARLIEGIGDGLAFQTLLGVTGSGKTFTMANVIAQVGRPALVMAPNKTLAAQLYAEFREFFPENAVEYFVSYYDYYQPEAYVPSRDLYIEKDSSINEHIEQMRLSATKALLERPDTVIVATVSCIYGIGDPVDYHSMILHLRERERISQRDVIRRLTEMQYERAELDFRRGTFRVRGDVIDVFPAEHSETALRVNLFDDEIETLLLFDPLTGQVTQRVGRFTVYPSSHYVTPRSTTLRAVEAIKIELAERIAWFQGEGKLVEAQRVEQRTRFDLEMLNELGFCKGIENYSRHLSGRAAGEPPPTLMDYLPARSLIFVDESHVTIPQVGGMYRGDRARKQNLVDYGFRLPSAVDNRPLKFEEFERLVSQAIFVSATPADYERAHQGQVVEQLVRPTGLVDPSVEVRAASTQVDDLLSEISLRVARRERVLVTTLTKRMAEELTDYLAEHGVKVRYLHSDIDTVERVEIIRDLRLGQFDVLVGINLLREGLDLPEVSLVAILDADKEGFLRSERSLVQTIGRAARHLNGTAILYADTVTDSMRRAIGETERRRAKQLAHNAARGITPRGVEKGVRDMIDGVYPSHPAEEERTARAVAAAQVVSEKDLARAIKRLEKEMLEHARNLEFERAAKARDALKVLKERLFGVSEPN; encoded by the coding sequence ATGACAGATCTGTCCGACAGTGGGCGTGTCCTGACCTTCGAGGGCAGCCCGTTCCGCCTGCACCAACCCTTCGAGCCGGCCGGAGATCAGCCGGAAGCGATCGCCCGCCTGATCGAGGGAATCGGGGACGGTCTCGCGTTTCAGACACTTCTCGGAGTGACCGGTTCGGGCAAGACATTCACGATGGCGAACGTGATCGCACAGGTCGGCCGGCCGGCGCTCGTCATGGCGCCGAACAAGACGCTCGCCGCGCAGCTCTACGCCGAATTCCGCGAGTTCTTCCCGGAGAACGCGGTGGAATACTTCGTCTCCTACTACGACTACTACCAGCCGGAGGCCTACGTGCCTTCGCGCGACCTGTACATCGAGAAGGATTCCAGCATCAACGAGCATATCGAGCAGATGCGCCTGTCGGCGACGAAGGCGCTGCTGGAGCGGCCGGACACCGTGATCGTCGCGACCGTGTCGTGCATCTACGGCATCGGCGACCCGGTCGACTATCACAGCATGATCCTGCACCTGCGCGAGCGCGAGCGCATCAGCCAGCGGGACGTGATCAGGCGTCTCACGGAGATGCAGTACGAACGTGCGGAGCTCGATTTCCGGCGCGGCACGTTTCGCGTGCGGGGCGATGTGATCGACGTCTTTCCGGCGGAGCATTCGGAGACCGCGTTGCGGGTGAACCTGTTCGACGACGAGATCGAAACGCTGCTGCTGTTCGATCCGCTGACCGGTCAGGTCACCCAGCGGGTGGGGCGATTCACCGTGTATCCGTCGAGTCACTATGTCACCCCGCGCAGCACGACGCTGCGCGCGGTCGAAGCGATCAAGATCGAGCTCGCCGAGCGCATCGCGTGGTTCCAAGGTGAGGGCAAGCTGGTCGAGGCGCAGCGCGTCGAGCAGCGTACGCGCTTCGATCTCGAGATGCTGAACGAATTGGGGTTCTGCAAAGGCATCGAGAACTACAGCCGGCACCTGTCCGGGCGCGCGGCGGGTGAGCCACCGCCCACGCTGATGGACTATCTTCCGGCGCGCTCGCTCATCTTCGTCGACGAGAGCCATGTGACGATTCCGCAGGTCGGGGGCATGTACCGGGGAGACCGCGCGCGCAAGCAGAACCTCGTCGACTACGGTTTCCGTTTGCCGAGCGCGGTCGACAACCGTCCGCTCAAGTTCGAGGAGTTCGAACGACTGGTGTCGCAGGCGATCTTCGTCTCCGCCACGCCGGCCGACTACGAGCGCGCGCATCAGGGTCAGGTCGTCGAGCAGCTGGTGCGGCCCACCGGGCTCGTCGATCCGAGCGTCGAGGTACGCGCCGCATCGACACAGGTCGACGATCTCCTGTCCGAGATCAGTCTGCGCGTGGCAAGACGCGAGCGTGTGCTGGTGACCACGCTGACCAAGCGCATGGCGGAAGAACTGACGGACTATCTCGCCGAGCACGGCGTGAAGGTGCGCTATCTGCACTCGGACATCGATACCGTCGAACGGGTCGAGATCATCCGCGACCTGCGGCTCGGGCAGTTCGACGTGCTCGTCGGCATCAACCTCCTGCGCGAGGGCCTCGACCTGCCGGAAGTGTCGCTGGTGGCGATCCTCGACGCCGACAAGGAAGGATTTCTTCGCTCCGAGCGATCGCTCGTGCAGACCATCGGACGTGCCGCGCGGCATCTCAACGGGACGGCGATCCTCTATGCCGACACGGTGACCGATTCGATGCGGCGGGCGATCGGCGAGACCGAGCGGCGGCGCGCGAAACAGCTGGCACACAATGCCGCGCGGGGCATCACGCCGAGGGGCGTCGAGAAGGGCGTGCGGGACATGATCGACGGCGTGTATCCGTCGCACCCGGCAGAGGAGGAGAGGACGGCCCGCGCCGTGGCGGCAGCGCAGGTCGTGTCGGAGAAGGATCTCGCGCGGGCGATCAAGCGGCTCGAAAAGGAGATGCTGGAGCACGCGCGCAATCTGGAGTTCGAGCGGGCAGCGAAGGCGCGCGATGCGCTGAAGGTCCTCAAGGAGAGGCTCTTTGGCGTCTCCGAACCGAACTGA